The sequence below is a genomic window from Methylotuvimicrobium sp. KM2.
CCCGAACGTTGATTGAAACCTCGGAAGCCGATAACGGCGCGGCGGGAATATTTTTGATCAATCGATCGAATACTTCAGGATCGAGCCCGTCTTCCAGACCGCTCAATGCGGTTTCTTCGAGATGCTCAAACCACTGTTCGGCCGAAGACATCAAATAAGCCAAGCAATTACCGCTGTCGATGCTCGCCGCAACCGTCAACGGAAAATAACGTCCGACCTTATCGACGCTGGGCATTAATATTCCGGCCCATGCGGAATTTCCGCAAACTCCGGGGCTCAACGCAAAACGCCAAATCGGACTACTTAAATAACTATTTAGCCAAGCATCCCCCAACTCTTCCTTGCTGGCGGCAATCGAGCTTTGCAGCCAACTATCCCAGGGACTCAGAAAGTCACGCGGCAAACGTCGGGTAACAAAGTCGCCCAATATCGGCAGTTTGCCGTAAAACCCGGGTTCCGAATGAGGCAAAGTCATTACAAGCTCGTTGGAAATTGAAAATTTTGCAGTTCTTTGAGCGCAAAAGGATTATCGACGCTGGTCGCGCTCAATTCATAACGCGCTTCCAAGTTGTCGATTGCAAATGTCAGCATGAACCTGTCTTGCGAGGTAATTTGAATTCGAGCTTTATCAAGCAATCTAAACCATGCCCAAGCGCCTTCCTCGGAACGGCTGACTTGCCGACCGTCTAAGGTATCGAAACCGTAACGCACAGAACCGCTTCCGTCCGTTCCAGGCCACTGCATTTGTGTACTTCGCGCCGGACCGTGCCGGTAATCCAATTGCTGACCTTCCAAATTCAGCCAAAACCGTGAAGCTTTGGCATCAAGCGATACCGGTCTAAGATTGAATCGAACCGAGGGTAATTGACTACCGCCTTGAAAAAATACTTCACGGATTTTTGCCGCATACTGAAACTGCATCAGCACCGATCGCGAAATACCGATCGATTGATTATTTTGAGTGATCAATCGCCAGGTTCGGCCGCTAGTATCGACAAAGGGCTTGAGATTGGCATTGAAAAACTGATCCAAAATCCCGTTCGGTGCAAAAAAGCGGCTAAAATCCTGCAACGTAATATCGCGACTGGCGCGCCTGGACAATGGATAACGTCCTTCGAGCCCCGATTTATAAAGCGGCATCACCTCGCTCTGCCAAAGCTTATTGAGCTGCGCCTTGCTCGACCCCATGATCAGATTCAAATTGCCGCTGGAAAGCTTCTCGGTCATGCTTTTCAAGGGCTCGGGCAAACGCGCCGATTCCATTTTCATGCGCGACATGACATCGCCTCCGCCGCCCCCTTCGCTGCGCTGTGCGGCGATCCTTATCGCCGCCCCGCCGCTATCTGAAGTACTGCCCAAATCGATCATGAAGCCGTACAACTGACCGAGCAAATTGATGGTCTGGTCGAATGGCGCACCGGCGCCGCCGACGCTCCTGACTAATGAGGCTAGCGGTTGAAAATGGCGCTCGACGACGGTGCCCGGCGGATCGGTTGGCGCTTGCACGACACCTTCGGCTTGTGCTGCTTGCAACAGTTTTTGCGTTCGCGAATCGACCGTCTTTTCCGCGCCTTCCTTGACTGCCGCCAAAGCATCCAAAGGACTCGGCGGTTTACGTGTCAAGGAAGTTTCCTTGTCGATGGTCTCCAATAAAAGCCGAATCGGCGAGTTGGGTGCCGAGGCGAATTCGAGTAATTCGATCGACTGCTGAATATTGCCGACGCTTCGGATTTTTAGATTGCCCAGCATATTACTCCAATACTGGATGAAATCCTTGTCGTAATAGGTCTGAACGTCTTGCTGCAAGCGTTCGGGATCGGGCGCGCGGGCTCTACCGACATCGCCCAACACCCAATTATCCTCGACCGTCTCTTTCGCCAAAGCTTGGTTTTGTTTTAGAAACACTTGATAAAAACCGTCGTGCGTGAACAAATAAGGGATGGTTTGCTGTTCGAATTTTCCGGACGCGACCGTAAAAACCCGAGACGCATTCGGCCCTAGCGCATCCGACAAACGGAGATCGCGGCTGCCATCCTGCATCGCCTCGCTCTTGATGCGCATATAGACTTGCTGCGCAACAGGAATGCGGTTTAACACTTGCCGCGTTGCGGCGACTAAACGTTGGTCGAGCGGCTGGGGCTCTATTTTTAGCTCGAGCAAATTATCGAGATGACCGAGCAAGCCGACTTGAACATCGTCGGCATAATTTTTTTTCCAATCGATAGCAACCCAAGCCCGCACCAAGCCGGGCTCGAGCCGTTTGGGCTCGCCGAACATCAAATAGACTTTTAAGAGTTCATAGAGAATTTCGGGGTTATTCGCCTCTTCGCCTCGGATACGTTGTTCTAGCCTTGTCTTGATCAATGGTAAAAATTGCTTCAATAAAACTTGATCATAGGTATCGTTAATGACCGGTTGCACTTTGTTGCCTTGAAACAAGCCGAAACGCATCGACAAGGGCTTTTCGTCGCCATAAACTCGTTGAATGTCTTGTATCGCATTCATGCGTTTCAATAAGTCGGAAAAGTCCGATCGATTCGGATAATTCGCCGCGGTTTGTTCGTATTGTTCAATCTTTTGACT
It includes:
- the tssM gene encoding type VI secretion system membrane subunit TssM, whose protein sequence is MKKIIGFFKNKWVIQLIGIIAVCLLIWFFGPLIAIAGRAPLESEVYRLITILVIVLLWGLNNLRIQVKANRANTQMVNELVGGDGAQGKTGPSQVEQDSEEEIGELGKHFDDALRTLKQIKTQSGQGRQYLYELPWYIIIGPPGSGKTTALINSGLEFPLADKFGKNAVKGVGGTRNCDWWFTDQAVLLDTAGRYTTQDSHEAVDKAAWLGFLNLLKKHRPRRPVNGVLITMSLSDLIKQTEEERIQHAQAIRQRIQELHEHFGIRFPIYMLFTKCDLVAGFNDFFADLGKEERAQVWGVTFPEEDQDHPVDAVGRVGDDFDGLLDRLNARLPKRLQEERDLQRRHSIFGFPQRMALLKESLLEFLKECYGANRYQQAPYLRGVYFTSGTQEGTPIDRLMGILASTFKLDRFSVPMFSGKGKSFFITRLLKEVIFDEALIVGLNKRVERRYALLRQVAYGSALAVTLLMTALWTFSFTRNQSALNELSQKIEQYEQTAANYPNRSDFSDLLKRMNAIQDIQRVYGDEKPLSMRFGLFQGNKVQPVINDTYDQVLLKQFLPLIKTRLEQRIRGEEANNPEILYELLKVYLMFGEPKRLEPGLVRAWVAIDWKKNYADDVQVGLLGHLDNLLELKIEPQPLDQRLVAATRQVLNRIPVAQQVYMRIKSEAMQDGSRDLRLSDALGPNASRVFTVASGKFEQQTIPYLFTHDGFYQVFLKQNQALAKETVEDNWVLGDVGRARAPDPERLQQDVQTYYDKDFIQYWSNMLGNLKIRSVGNIQQSIELLEFASAPNSPIRLLLETIDKETSLTRKPPSPLDALAAVKEGAEKTVDSRTQKLLQAAQAEGVVQAPTDPPGTVVERHFQPLASLVRSVGGAGAPFDQTINLLGQLYGFMIDLGSTSDSGGAAIRIAAQRSEGGGGGDVMSRMKMESARLPEPLKSMTEKLSSGNLNLIMGSSKAQLNKLWQSEVMPLYKSGLEGRYPLSRRASRDITLQDFSRFFAPNGILDQFFNANLKPFVDTSGRTWRLITQNNQSIGISRSVLMQFQYAAKIREVFFQGGSQLPSVRFNLRPVSLDAKASRFWLNLEGQQLDYRHGPARSTQMQWPGTDGSGSVRYGFDTLDGRQVSRSEEGAWAWFRLLDKARIQITSQDRFMLTFAIDNLEARYELSATSVDNPFALKELQNFQFPTSL